A window from Pokkaliibacter sp. MBI-7 encodes these proteins:
- the rlmF gene encoding 23S rRNA (adenine(1618)-N(6))-methyltransferase RlmF — translation MSRKSVPPVAARMASKSSPLHPRNRHQQRYDFAALTAVCPDLAGFIRLTPKGNHSIDFTDPQAIKTLNRALLQHWYQIESWDIPAGYLCPPIPGRADYVHYLADLLAAANGGKQPAGKRIQVLDIGCGANCIYPLIGSSEYGWQFVAADIEAASLASAERILAANPVLQQKISLRQQPDAQHCFTHIVQPDDYLDLTLCNPPFHESVEQMVRGNQRKWQNLGKWDEQKEASAEQLNFGGQSNELWCEGGELAFISRMMRESAGYASQVYWFTSLVSKQANLPLLEKVLKEVGAVQQQVVAMAQGQKSSRFIAWSFLNPEQQKIWRQLRWHSRA, via the coding sequence ATGTCCCGCAAATCTGTACCGCCTGTTGCTGCCAGGATGGCCAGCAAGTCGTCACCGCTGCATCCGCGCAATCGCCATCAGCAACGCTATGACTTTGCTGCCCTGACCGCGGTCTGCCCCGATCTGGCAGGCTTTATCCGCCTGACGCCCAAGGGCAATCATTCCATCGATTTTACTGATCCGCAGGCGATTAAGACCCTCAACCGGGCACTGCTGCAGCACTGGTATCAGATTGAGAGCTGGGATATTCCTGCAGGCTATCTGTGTCCGCCGATTCCCGGGCGGGCTGACTATGTCCACTATCTCGCTGATCTGCTGGCGGCGGCCAACGGCGGCAAACAGCCTGCTGGCAAACGTATTCAGGTGCTGGACATCGGCTGTGGCGCCAACTGCATCTACCCACTGATCGGCAGCAGTGAATATGGCTGGCAGTTTGTGGCCGCAGATATTGAAGCGGCCTCACTGGCGTCGGCGGAGCGTATTCTGGCGGCCAACCCGGTGTTGCAGCAGAAGATCAGCCTGCGACAGCAGCCGGATGCACAGCACTGCTTTACCCACATCGTGCAGCCTGATGACTATCTCGACCTGACCCTGTGCAATCCGCCTTTTCATGAGTCAGTGGAGCAGATGGTGCGGGGCAATCAGCGCAAGTGGCAGAACCTCGGCAAATGGGATGAACAGAAGGAGGCCAGTGCGGAGCAGCTGAATTTCGGCGGACAGAGCAATGAGCTGTGGTGCGAAGGCGGCGAGCTGGCCTTTATCAGCCGCATGATGCGTGAGAGTGCGGGTTATGCCAGTCAGGTGTACTGGTTTACCTCTCTGGTATCGAAGCAGGCCAATCTGCCGCTGCTGGAGAAGGTGCTGAAAGAGGTCGGGGCGGTGCAACAGCAGGTAGTGGCGATGGCACAGGGCCAGAAAAGCAGCCGCTTTATCGCCTGGAGCTTTCTCAACCCGGAGCAGCAGAAAATCTGGCGACAGCTGCGCTGGCACAGCAGGGCCTGA
- a CDS encoding type VI secretion system tube protein Hcp — MQSNTYLNYEGIKGETTAEQFKDMITLLSMDWAIDRVVTAHTGTAMDREASAARLGDITITKFQDRSSPDLFKESTIGKAKTAVFHMTKQGEKIEEIMKIELTDAMISHYSVSIQNDRPVETIRISYTEMMMTVTPTDDDNNVMAPLVYGYSGLKGQQM; from the coding sequence ATGCAAAGTAATACCTACCTGAATTACGAAGGCATCAAGGGCGAAACCACTGCCGAACAGTTCAAGGATATGATCACCCTGTTGTCCATGGACTGGGCAATCGACCGTGTGGTCACCGCTCATACTGGTACTGCGATGGACCGTGAAGCCAGTGCTGCCCGCCTGGGTGACATCACCATCACCAAATTCCAGGACCGCTCCTCACCTGACCTGTTCAAGGAATCCACCATCGGTAAAGCCAAAACCGCGGTGTTCCACATGACCAAGCAGGGCGAGAAGATCGAAGAGATCATGAAAATCGAACTGACCGACGCCATGATTTCCCACTACAGCGTGTCTATCCAGAATGACCGCCCAGTGGAAACCATCCGCATTTCCTACACCGAAATGATGATGACCGTGACCCCCACCGACGACGACAACAACGTTATGGCGCCGTTGGTCTACGGTTACAGCGGTCTCAAAGGCCAGCAGATGTAA
- the tssH gene encoding type VI secretion system ATPase TssH — translation MSSMTLKHLVEKLNPTCRSALEAAAALCQSRSHFSVEVQHWLTPLVGNEHSDVHLLLRCFEVQPEDFHAELQRALEALRTGNDAVPGLSAQLVHLLQESWVACSIAFQDDQIRSAHLLYALVKDEGLALLWQRYMPSLARLDAAQLLNAWPQLRHESGERQGEGTAPAVSQADGASSKVSRTPALDQFTQDLTAQAREGKLDPILGRDDEIRQMIDILTRRRQNNPILTGEAGVGKTAVVEGLAQRIAAGDVPEVLKAVSVRVLDLALLQAGAGMKGEFENRLKGVISEVRASATPIILFIDEAHTLIGSGGQAGQNDAANLLKPALARGELRTIAATTWAEYKKYFEKDAALTRRFQVVKVEEPSAEQAIIMLRGLLPVMQRHHGVSIADAALKAAVHLSQRYINGRQLPDKAVALLDTACARVAMSQAAVPARVEQLQRQAEALAAEISQLRAEQLATGEHAEVLEVLQGQQQDVEAQLQREQAVWQAEKLSVQQAGSHYRKLTDDTLNEADKEREQQAFRQFLQDYADNGQPMVHWQVDEQLVAAVVSDWTGIPLGRMQADEISAILGLEQRLAERVIGQPHALRLISQTVQTARAQLADENRPNGIFLLTGPSGVGKTETALALAEQVFGSEDKVTVINMSEFKEEHKVSLLLGSPPGYVGYGEGGVLTEAVRRKPYSVILLDEMEKAHPGVQDIFYQVFDKGTIKDGEGRDIDFRNTIIIMTCNVGSDTTLQLFEDPETAPGVEGLRKALQEDLLKVFKPAFLGRLNVVPYVPLSSEMLTAIAQLQLARIERRLRQHHQTELVYGEEVLSYIVQGCQDAGSGARTIHNTLHNQLLPLLSVAILNAVAERRALAQIKVNCGNDGFVLDIASDVADAVQRF, via the coding sequence ATGTCGTCGATGACTCTCAAGCATCTGGTGGAAAAACTGAACCCCACCTGTCGTAGTGCCCTGGAAGCCGCCGCTGCCCTGTGCCAGTCGCGCAGCCATTTCAGTGTGGAGGTACAGCACTGGCTGACCCCGCTGGTGGGCAATGAACACAGTGATGTGCATTTGCTGCTGCGCTGCTTTGAAGTACAGCCTGAAGACTTTCACGCTGAGCTGCAGCGCGCGCTGGAGGCGCTGCGTACCGGTAATGACGCCGTCCCCGGTCTGTCAGCCCAGCTGGTGCACCTGCTGCAGGAAAGCTGGGTCGCCTGCAGTATTGCCTTTCAGGATGATCAGATCCGTTCAGCCCATCTGCTCTATGCACTGGTTAAGGATGAGGGGCTGGCGCTGTTGTGGCAGCGCTATATGCCGTCGCTGGCCAGACTGGATGCGGCACAGCTGCTGAACGCCTGGCCGCAGCTGCGTCATGAGTCCGGGGAGCGTCAGGGCGAGGGAACAGCGCCAGCGGTCAGTCAGGCGGATGGTGCCAGCAGCAAGGTCAGCCGCACGCCAGCACTGGATCAGTTCACTCAGGATCTCACCGCTCAGGCGCGTGAAGGCAAGCTTGACCCCATCCTCGGACGCGATGACGAAATTCGCCAGATGATCGACATCCTTACCCGGCGACGCCAGAACAACCCGATCCTCACCGGTGAAGCCGGGGTAGGCAAAACCGCAGTGGTGGAGGGGCTGGCCCAGCGTATTGCTGCGGGCGATGTGCCTGAGGTGCTGAAGGCGGTCAGTGTCAGGGTGCTGGATCTGGCGCTGTTGCAGGCCGGGGCAGGGATGAAAGGCGAGTTTGAAAATCGCCTGAAAGGGGTGATCAGCGAGGTCCGCGCCTCGGCCACGCCCATCATTCTGTTTATCGATGAGGCTCACACCCTGATCGGCAGTGGTGGGCAGGCCGGGCAGAACGATGCGGCCAATCTGCTCAAACCCGCTCTGGCCCGCGGTGAGTTGCGTACTATCGCTGCCACTACCTGGGCCGAGTACAAAAAATACTTCGAGAAGGATGCCGCCCTGACCCGCCGTTTTCAGGTGGTGAAGGTGGAGGAACCCAGTGCCGAGCAGGCCATCATTATGCTGCGGGGCCTGCTGCCGGTGATGCAGCGCCATCATGGGGTCAGTATTGCCGACGCGGCACTGAAAGCAGCGGTGCATCTGTCGCAACGCTATATCAACGGGCGCCAGTTACCGGACAAAGCGGTGGCTCTGCTGGATACCGCCTGCGCCCGGGTGGCCATGAGCCAGGCGGCTGTACCGGCACGCGTGGAGCAGTTGCAGCGTCAGGCCGAGGCGCTGGCTGCCGAGATCAGCCAGCTGCGTGCTGAACAGCTGGCCACCGGTGAACACGCTGAAGTGCTGGAGGTCCTGCAGGGTCAACAGCAGGACGTCGAGGCGCAGCTGCAGCGTGAGCAGGCGGTGTGGCAGGCGGAGAAACTGTCCGTACAGCAGGCCGGCAGTCACTACCGCAAACTGACGGATGACACGCTGAACGAGGCTGACAAGGAGCGGGAGCAGCAGGCTTTTCGTCAGTTCCTGCAGGATTATGCCGACAATGGCCAGCCGATGGTGCACTGGCAGGTGGATGAACAGCTGGTCGCTGCGGTGGTGTCTGACTGGACCGGTATTCCGCTGGGACGCATGCAGGCCGATGAGATCAGCGCCATTCTGGGCCTCGAACAGCGACTGGCCGAGCGGGTTATCGGTCAGCCCCATGCCCTGCGGCTGATCAGCCAGACGGTGCAAACCGCCCGTGCCCAGCTGGCCGATGAAAATCGTCCTAATGGCATCTTCCTGCTGACCGGCCCCAGTGGGGTTGGTAAGACCGAGACCGCGCTGGCGCTGGCTGAGCAGGTGTTTGGCAGTGAAGACAAGGTCACTGTGATCAATATGTCGGAGTTCAAGGAGGAGCATAAGGTCAGCCTGCTGCTGGGCTCACCTCCCGGCTATGTCGGCTATGGTGAGGGTGGCGTGCTGACCGAAGCGGTGCGGCGCAAGCCCTACAGCGTGATCCTGCTGGATGAGATGGAAAAGGCCCATCCGGGTGTGCAGGACATTTTCTATCAGGTGTTCGACAAGGGCACCATCAAGGACGGTGAAGGCCGCGATATCGATTTCCGCAATACCATCATCATCATGACCTGCAATGTCGGCAGTGATACCACCCTGCAGCTGTTCGAGGATCCGGAAACCGCACCGGGAGTCGAAGGGCTGCGCAAGGCGTTGCAGGAAGACCTGCTCAAGGTGTTCAAGCCAGCCTTCCTGGGGCGTCTCAATGTGGTGCCTTACGTGCCACTGAGCAGTGAGATGCTGACCGCCATCGCCCAGCTGCAGCTGGCGCGTATTGAGCGCCGGTTACGTCAGCATCACCAGACCGAACTGGTGTACGGCGAGGAGGTGCTGAGCTATATCGTGCAGGGCTGTCAGGATGCGGGCTCCGGCGCCAGAACCATTCACAACACACTGCATAACCAGCTGTTGCCCCTGTTGTCGGTGGCCATTCTCAATGCGGTGGCAGAGCGACGGGCACTGGCACAGATCAAAGTGAACTGCGGCAATGATGGCTTTGTACTCGATATTGCCAGCGATGTGGCAGACGCGGTGCAAAGGTTTTAA
- the tssG gene encoding type VI secretion system baseplate subunit TssG encodes MNGQTLTPLSSPSLNRLLNEPEQYSFYQAVRLLQLQLESSEQQHRVGHDSRPDRELVRFSSAQHLGFAGRAISQIEVHPARGQAMKAQLQVSFAGLTGANGVLPQHYTELIMARVKQRDHAMRDFFDLFNHRLISLYYRAWEKYRIAEQIRPVPERLVMVGRVKADPFSRILTALTGSRQPLSLMYAGLFSRAPRSARGLELLLTGITGAAVKVDQFVGRWLTLEAGEQTLLASRRGLEGRFSRLGVDAAIGSRCWDVSSTLAISIESHSASLSRALMPAGELNRRLNRLVQEFMGKPLRVHWHLRMPARHAHLLQLGRQSLGLGRGDYLFIPANRRDRWLDIRF; translated from the coding sequence ATGAACGGGCAGACCCTGACACCGCTGTCATCACCCTCCCTGAACCGGTTGCTGAACGAGCCGGAGCAGTATTCCTTCTATCAGGCAGTGCGCCTGCTGCAGTTGCAGCTGGAGTCCAGCGAACAGCAGCACAGAGTGGGCCATGACAGCCGCCCGGACCGTGAACTGGTGCGCTTCAGTAGTGCCCAGCATCTGGGCTTTGCCGGACGGGCGATCAGCCAGATTGAAGTACACCCGGCCAGGGGGCAGGCAATGAAGGCACAGCTGCAGGTGTCCTTTGCCGGACTGACCGGTGCCAACGGGGTGCTGCCGCAGCACTACACCGAGCTGATCATGGCGCGGGTTAAACAGCGTGACCATGCCATGCGTGACTTCTTCGACCTGTTCAACCATCGCCTGATCTCGCTGTATTACCGGGCCTGGGAGAAGTACCGCATTGCCGAGCAGATCCGGCCGGTACCTGAGCGGCTGGTCATGGTCGGGCGGGTCAAAGCGGATCCGTTCAGCCGCATTCTGACGGCACTGACCGGCAGCCGTCAGCCACTGAGTCTGATGTATGCCGGGCTGTTCAGTCGTGCACCGCGCTCAGCCCGCGGGCTGGAGCTGCTGCTGACGGGGATCACCGGTGCGGCGGTCAAGGTGGATCAGTTTGTTGGCCGCTGGCTGACACTGGAGGCCGGGGAGCAGACATTGCTGGCGTCACGAAGGGGGCTGGAAGGGCGTTTTTCCAGACTGGGTGTGGATGCGGCCATCGGCAGCCGCTGCTGGGATGTGTCGTCCACCCTGGCCATCAGTATTGAGTCACACTCGGCCAGCCTGAGCCGGGCACTGATGCCGGCCGGTGAGCTGAACCGTCGTCTCAACCGGCTGGTGCAGGAGTTTATGGGCAAGCCGCTGCGGGTGCACTGGCATCTGCGCATGCCCGCCCGCCATGCCCATCTGCTGCAGCTGGGCCGGCAGTCACTTGGTCTGGGCCGCGGTGACTATCTGTTTATCCCTGCCAACCGGCGTGATCGCTGGCTGGATATCCGTTTTTGA
- the tssF gene encoding type VI secretion system baseplate subunit TssF, whose product MSDDLLKYYNQELSYLRHLGTEFAERYPKVAGRLKLTDEVIEDPHVSRLLEGVSFMTARIRQKLDDSFPELTDALLGHMFPDYQAPIPSMAVVQVQPKNLNDFGVTLPRGCRLITDIANFAECRFRTCYDTRLWPVEVEAVRFQNAPFRAPKPIWRDTAAAVLKITVKSSAPKVMMEEIGVDHLRFFLNGQLRHSFALYQHLFRDTIGLAITPRDNLKQVRFLERRHLRSVGFEEEHGVLPYQQQSFSGYRLLVEHFLFPHKFLFAELDDLKSSWAGMGTAVDIYIYFSEGSAELEQQVSDSQLLLGCTPIINLFEERLEPIRLETAEHDYRLNASYARADTSEVIRPLEVEVFNHSRQRRNVRPYYAEGHPAYLDDDELFWTLRRETRNWAGGAAEPGTEAVMTVVDRLARGAAFEHNEGWMLGIKALCSNRNLPARLPYGGGQPAMRSSTHADVVDGIRCLTPPTATVRPSLGEDTRWQLVSHLTLNHFSGEDAVQRVREILKLYDFRASPETKVLIQAIHQVQIKPASARLVRQGRVAFAQGSDIQLVFTQHEAAGASLFFLGSVLDHFFSQFAVVNSFTRLSIRILDEERPVHQWPARAGGVPLL is encoded by the coding sequence ATGAGCGATGATCTGCTGAAGTACTACAACCAGGAGCTGAGCTATCTGCGCCACCTGGGGACGGAGTTTGCGGAGCGTTACCCCAAGGTGGCGGGGCGCCTGAAACTGACCGATGAAGTGATCGAAGATCCGCATGTGTCACGGCTGCTGGAGGGCGTGTCGTTCATGACGGCACGTATCCGGCAGAAGCTGGATGACAGCTTCCCCGAGCTCACCGATGCCCTGCTCGGTCATATGTTTCCTGATTATCAGGCACCGATCCCGTCCATGGCGGTGGTACAGGTACAACCGAAAAACCTCAATGACTTCGGCGTGACCCTGCCGCGCGGCTGCCGTCTGATCACTGATATTGCCAACTTTGCCGAATGCCGCTTCCGTACCTGCTATGACACCCGGCTGTGGCCGGTGGAAGTGGAAGCCGTGCGGTTTCAGAATGCACCGTTTCGCGCGCCCAAGCCGATCTGGCGTGATACCGCTGCCGCGGTACTGAAGATCACGGTGAAGAGCAGTGCCCCGAAGGTGATGATGGAAGAAATCGGTGTTGATCATCTGCGCTTCTTCCTCAACGGCCAGTTGCGCCACAGTTTTGCTCTCTATCAGCATCTGTTTCGCGACACCATCGGTCTGGCCATTACGCCGCGTGACAACCTCAAGCAGGTGCGCTTTCTTGAGCGCCGCCATCTGCGCTCGGTGGGTTTTGAGGAGGAGCATGGCGTGCTGCCCTATCAGCAGCAGTCCTTCTCCGGTTATCGCCTGCTGGTGGAACATTTCCTGTTTCCGCACAAATTCCTGTTTGCCGAGCTGGATGATCTCAAATCGAGCTGGGCAGGCATGGGCACTGCGGTGGATATCTACATTTATTTTTCCGAGGGCTCAGCTGAGCTGGAGCAACAGGTCAGTGACAGCCAGCTGCTGCTGGGCTGCACGCCGATCATCAATCTGTTTGAGGAGCGGCTGGAGCCGATCCGGCTGGAAACCGCCGAGCACGATTACCGTCTCAATGCCTCCTATGCCCGAGCGGATACCAGCGAAGTGATCCGGCCGCTGGAGGTGGAGGTGTTTAACCACAGCCGTCAGCGGCGCAACGTACGACCCTACTATGCGGAAGGTCATCCGGCCTATCTGGATGACGATGAGCTGTTCTGGACCCTGCGTCGGGAAACCCGCAACTGGGCCGGTGGTGCGGCCGAGCCGGGTACTGAAGCGGTGATGACCGTGGTTGACCGGCTGGCCCGCGGAGCGGCTTTTGAGCACAACGAGGGCTGGATGCTGGGCATCAAGGCACTGTGTTCCAACCGCAACCTGCCGGCGCGCCTGCCCTATGGTGGCGGGCAGCCGGCGATGCGCAGCAGTACCCATGCGGATGTGGTGGATGGCATTCGCTGCCTGACGCCCCCCACGGCGACGGTGCGCCCGTCACTGGGTGAGGATACCCGCTGGCAGCTGGTCAGCCATCTGACACTCAATCACTTCAGCGGTGAAGATGCAGTTCAGCGGGTACGGGAAATTCTCAAGCTCTATGACTTCCGTGCCAGCCCGGAAACCAAGGTGTTGATTCAGGCTATCCATCAGGTGCAGATCAAGCCTGCCAGTGCCCGGCTGGTGCGGCAGGGGCGTGTTGCCTTTGCCCAGGGCAGTGATATCCAGCTGGTCTTTACCCAGCATGAAGCGGCCGGCGCCAGCCTGTTTTTCCTCGGCTCGGTGCTTGATCACTTTTTCTCCCAGTTCGCTGTGGTCAACAGTTTCACCCGTCTGTCGATTCGTATACTTGATGAAGAGCGGCCGGTACATCAGTGGCCAGCGCGGGCCGGTGGAGTGCCTCTGCTATGA
- the tssE gene encoding type VI secretion system baseplate subunit TssE, producing MAADSKVRIVPSILDRLLDDDPGDHTLAAQDPAFNLRQMRISVRRDLEDLLNSRVSWQTWPEAYEELQQSLLSYGLPDFSIMPVSSQDARQRLCRIVEDTIRKFEPRFADVRVEVAEEGGLATTLRLRINAVMYAIPVPEEVSFDTELEPVTLGLRLLEKL from the coding sequence ATGGCCGCTGACAGCAAAGTGCGGATTGTACCGAGCATCCTTGACCGCCTGCTCGACGATGACCCCGGCGATCACACGCTGGCGGCGCAGGATCCGGCCTTCAACCTGCGGCAGATGCGCATCAGTGTCCGGCGTGATCTGGAAGACCTGCTCAACAGCCGGGTCAGCTGGCAGACCTGGCCGGAAGCTTACGAAGAGCTGCAGCAGTCGCTGCTCAGTTACGGCCTGCCGGATTTTTCCATTATGCCGGTCAGCAGTCAGGATGCCCGCCAGCGCCTGTGCCGTATCGTTGAAGACACCATCCGCAAGTTTGAGCCGCGCTTTGCTGACGTGCGGGTGGAAGTGGCAGAGGAGGGCGGGCTGGCCACCACCCTGCGGCTGCGGATCAATGCGGTGATGTATGCCATTCCGGTGCCGGAGGAAGTGTCATTCGATACCGAACTGGAGCCGGTCACGCTGGGCCTGCGCCTGCTGGAGAAGCTGTAA
- a CDS encoding type VI secretion system accessory protein TagJ, producing the protein MNNIKDLLQQGELSAAIEQLQLALRDDPRNQALRGSYIELLCIDGQLEKADQQLDMLVRQQPECASGASNLRHLIRAAQARLDFYQGGDTSSLLGDADAEVAALLKLRLALVQDATEEERERAALALEAVRKPLAVTVNEEQFDDLRDIDDSLCGFLELLGTDGRYYLVPWRDVEQLQLQPVSSLIEHVWRRADIQTRHGAGGDVFIPLTYAGSQTDRQKLGRETDWLQQGEAEVYCGVGLKQLLAGEEAISLADVQSFAPAAAAVPV; encoded by the coding sequence ATGAACAACATCAAAGATCTGCTGCAACAGGGTGAACTCAGTGCCGCCATTGAGCAGCTGCAGCTGGCATTGCGGGATGATCCGCGTAATCAGGCCCTGCGTGGCAGCTACATCGAACTGCTGTGTATCGATGGCCAGCTGGAAAAGGCCGATCAGCAGCTGGATATGCTGGTACGCCAGCAACCGGAATGTGCCTCCGGCGCCAGCAATCTGCGCCATCTGATTCGCGCGGCCCAGGCGCGTCTGGATTTCTATCAGGGCGGCGATACGTCGTCCCTGCTGGGTGACGCCGATGCTGAGGTGGCGGCGCTGCTGAAGCTGCGGCTGGCACTGGTGCAGGATGCCACCGAGGAAGAGCGGGAGCGTGCGGCACTGGCGCTGGAGGCGGTACGCAAGCCGCTGGCAGTCACTGTTAATGAAGAGCAGTTCGACGATCTGCGTGATATCGATGACAGTCTGTGTGGCTTTCTTGAGCTGCTGGGTACCGACGGTCGTTACTATCTGGTGCCCTGGCGTGACGTGGAACAGTTGCAGCTGCAGCCGGTCAGCTCGCTGATCGAGCATGTCTGGCGGCGTGCCGACATCCAGACGCGTCACGGGGCAGGTGGCGATGTATTTATTCCGCTGACCTATGCCGGCAGCCAGACTGACCGGCAAAAACTGGGCCGTGAAACGGACTGGCTGCAGCAGGGGGAAGCCGAGGTTTACTGCGGTGTCGGGCTCAAGCAGCTGCTGGCAGGCGAGGAGGCCATCAGCCTGGCCGATGTGCAGAGTTTCGCCCCTGCTGCGGCCGCGGTGCCGGTCTGA